In Archocentrus centrarchus isolate MPI-CPG fArcCen1 chromosome 1, fArcCen1, whole genome shotgun sequence, the following proteins share a genomic window:
- the LOC115788107 gene encoding monocyte to macrophage differentiation factor 2-like: MNLVRFMNGRVPPNKRYQPTEYEHAANCATHALWIIPSLLGSTVLHFQSEDQWERLSAWVYGAGLSSLFIISTLFHTVAWKKSHLRSVEQCFHMCDRMVIYFFIAASYAPWLNLRELGPWACHMRWLVWVMASFGTTYVFFFHERYKLMELICYSVMGVFPALVILSMPEQSGLCELLVGGACYCLGIVFFKSDGIVPFAHAIWHMFVAMGAAIHYYAIWKYLYAQPPNQVHTSR; the protein is encoded by the exons GTTTATGAACGGTCGTGTTCCTCCTAACAAGAGATACCAGCCCACCGAATATGAGCATGCTGCCAATTGTGCCACCCATGcg TTATGGATAATCCCCAGCCTACTGGGCAGCACAGTGTTACACTTTCAGTCAGAGGACCAATGGGAGCGGCTGTCAGCCTGGGTGTATGGGGCGGGGCTCAGCTCGCTCTTCATCATCTCTACCCTCTTCCACACTGTGGCCTGGAAGAAGAGCCACCTacg GTCTGTGGAGCAGTGTTTTCACATGTGTGACAGGATGGTGATCTATTTCTTCATCGCTGCCTCCTACGCCCCTTG gcTGAACCTGCGAGAGCTGGGTCCCTGGGCGTGTCACATGCGTTGGTTGGTGTGGGTCATGGCATCTTTTGGAACCACCTACGTCTTCTTCTTCCATGAGAG GTATAAGCTCATGGAGCTGATCTGCTACTCAGTGATGGGAgtttttcctgctcttgtcaTCCTCTCAATG CCGGAGCAGTCCGGGTTGTGTGAGCTGCTGGTCGGCGGGGCCTGCTACTGTTTGGGGATAGTCTTCTTCAAAAGTGATGGCATTGTCCCATTTGCTCACGCCATTTGGCACATGTTTGTAGCTATGGGAGCAGCCATACATTACTACGCCATCTGGAAGTACCTCTACGCCCAGCCACCCAATCAGGTCCACACCTCCAGATGA